One window from the genome of Paracoccus marcusii encodes:
- a CDS encoding inorganic phosphate transporter, with protein MTHRPGFRALDKDLGRIGHAEVAQMHAFRPVWRLGLAVLALVGGLLMVMALSGAAPGMLAIGAGLVVAAWLGVAIGANDVANSLGPAVGAGAIGLLPGLALVAVAGVAGAVLAGGAVSARLAGGIVQLAPLAEGGRAPMMMVAALIGAAVWITLATGIGLPVSTSHSIVGGIAGAGAVALGLSAVAWGTLAIIASVWMVTPVVAGGLAGGLLILLRLKVVEAPDRAGAALLWLPLLVGLMAALFSAYVVVLLDLGPLAACAAAAPTGAGALWLTRRSVLRELARHPRKPSTKSLLRPALVMSVLILGFAHGANDVGNIAGPLSVVLRGQGMSTAIGVVPVLVLAGGGLAIATGTLLFGRRLVHMVGSGITKLNAGRAFCVSLATAVTVLGASALGLPVSTTHVAVGGIFGVGFAREWLDRRRGSRSEALPADETRRRILVRRSHVVTITAAWLVTLPITASLGALACLLVLWVTGV; from the coding sequence ATGACGCACCGCCCCGGCTTTCGCGCGCTGGACAAGGATCTGGGCCGCATCGGCCATGCCGAGGTCGCGCAGATGCATGCCTTCCGCCCCGTCTGGCGGCTGGGGCTGGCGGTGCTGGCGCTGGTGGGCGGGTTGCTGATGGTCATGGCGCTGTCGGGTGCCGCGCCCGGCATGCTGGCCATCGGGGCGGGGCTGGTGGTCGCGGCCTGGCTGGGCGTGGCGATCGGGGCGAACGACGTCGCGAACTCACTGGGTCCGGCGGTCGGGGCGGGGGCCATCGGACTGCTGCCCGGGCTGGCGCTGGTCGCCGTCGCGGGCGTGGCGGGGGCGGTGCTGGCCGGGGGCGCGGTGTCGGCCCGTCTGGCGGGCGGCATCGTCCAGCTGGCACCCCTGGCCGAGGGCGGGCGCGCCCCGATGATGATGGTCGCCGCGCTGATCGGGGCGGCGGTCTGGATCACCCTGGCCACGGGCATCGGCCTGCCGGTCAGCACGTCGCATTCCATCGTGGGTGGCATCGCGGGGGCGGGAGCGGTGGCCCTGGGCCTGTCGGCGGTGGCTTGGGGGACGCTGGCGATCATCGCATCTGTCTGGATGGTGACGCCGGTGGTGGCGGGGGGCTTGGCCGGCGGTCTGCTGATCCTGCTGCGCCTGAAGGTGGTCGAGGCGCCGGACCGCGCCGGGGCGGCGCTTTTGTGGCTGCCGCTGCTGGTCGGCCTGATGGCGGCGCTGTTTTCGGCCTATGTCGTGGTGCTGCTGGACCTGGGACCACTGGCCGCCTGTGCGGCGGCCGCGCCGACCGGGGCGGGCGCGCTGTGGCTGACGCGGCGCAGCGTGCTGCGCGAACTGGCGCGCCATCCGCGTAAACCAAGCACCAAGTCTCTGCTGCGCCCCGCGCTGGTGATGTCCGTGCTGATCCTGGGCTTTGCCCATGGCGCCAACGACGTGGGCAACATCGCGGGACCGCTGTCGGTGGTCCTGCGCGGACAGGGGATGTCGACCGCGATCGGCGTGGTCCCGGTGCTGGTGCTGGCGGGCGGAGGGCTTGCCATCGCCACCGGCACGCTGCTGTTCGGGCGCCGCCTGGTCCACATGGTGGGCAGCGGCATCACCAAGCTGAACGCGGGGCGCGCCTTCTGCGTGTCGCTGGCCACCGCCGTGACGGTGCTGGGCGCATCGGCCCTGGGCCTGCCGGTATCGACCACCCATGTGGCGGTCGGCGGCATCTTCGGCGTGGGCTTTGCGCGCGAATGGCTGGACCGCCGCCGCGGCAGCCGGTCCGAGGCCCTGCCCGCGGACGAGACGCGCCGCCGCATCCTGGTGCGGCGCAGCCATGTCGTGACCATCACCGCCGCCTGGCTGGTAACGCTGCCGATCACGGCATCGCTTGGGGCGCTGGCCTGTCTGCTGGTGCTGTGGGTGACCGGGGTCTAG
- a CDS encoding NUDIX hydrolase: MSVWRRTLDLLLGRRPVLMQVGAICRDPASGNVLLITSRDTGRWVIPKGWPMEGRTLPGAAAQEAWEEAGVRGRIRPAELGRFRYRKQQDQGYAVPVEMRVYLLSVDSVSDRFPEDRQRKRRWFAPVEAARMVVEPGLKQILAGLDRPDAA; the protein is encoded by the coding sequence ATGAGCGTCTGGCGCAGGACCCTCGATCTGCTGCTGGGGCGGCGGCCGGTGCTGATGCAGGTCGGCGCGATCTGCCGCGACCCGGCCAGCGGCAACGTCCTGCTGATCACCAGCCGCGACACGGGCCGTTGGGTCATTCCCAAGGGCTGGCCGATGGAGGGGCGCACCCTTCCCGGCGCCGCAGCCCAGGAGGCCTGGGAGGAGGCCGGCGTGCGCGGGCGCATCCGCCCGGCCGAACTGGGCCGCTTCCGGTACAGAAAGCAGCAGGACCAGGGCTATGCCGTCCCGGTCGAGATGCGTGTCTATCTGCTGTCCGTAGACAGCGTGTCCGACCGGTTTCCCGAGGACCGGCAGCGCAAGCGTCGCTGGTTCGCCCCGGTCGAGGCCGCCCGCATGGTGGTCGAACCGGGGCTCAAGCAGATCCTGGCCGGTCTGGACCGCCCCGATGCCGCCTGA
- the arfB gene encoding alternative ribosome rescue aminoacyl-tRNA hydrolase ArfB has protein sequence MLHVTETIAIQEWELSEQFTRSQGPGGQNVNKVETAVELRFEAATSPSLTDPVKRRLQRLAGRRWTQDGAVLILSQETRSQARNRELARERLADLIRQALVAPKRRIATRPTLGSQRRRLKAKSVRGEVKSLRGKVEDE, from the coding sequence ATGCTGCATGTCACCGAAACCATCGCCATCCAGGAATGGGAACTGTCCGAACAGTTCACCCGGTCTCAGGGACCGGGCGGGCAGAACGTGAACAAGGTCGAGACCGCGGTCGAGCTGCGGTTCGAGGCCGCGACATCCCCCAGCCTGACCGACCCGGTCAAGCGGCGGCTGCAGCGGCTGGCCGGGCGGCGCTGGACGCAGGACGGGGCCGTCCTGATCCTGTCCCAGGAAACCCGCAGCCAGGCCCGAAACCGTGAACTGGCCCGCGAACGGCTGGCCGACCTGATCCGCCAGGCCCTGGTCGCGCCCAAGCGCCGCATCGCCACCCGCCCCACCCTGGGCAGCCAGCGCCGCCGCCTGAAGGCCAAGTCGGTGCGCGGAGAGGTCAAGTCCCTGCGCGGCAAGGTGGAGGACGAATGA
- a CDS encoding carbon-nitrogen hydrolase family protein encodes MKIAAAAYPIDWFDSFDAYAAKLARWVSDADADLLVFPEYGAMELASLSGRAVAGDLEASLHAVAALDPQVRALHADLAARHGCHILGASGPAFDGARPVNRAVLYGPDGVIGHQDKQIMTRFEREEWHVTGAPGLRIFDTTLGRIGILICYDSEFPLLGRVLAQAGAQLLLVPSCTDTVAGFSRVRIGAMARALESQCVVVQAPTVGPCDWMPALDENRGRAAIYGPPDGFWPETGIIAEGEMDAPGWVRATVDLSRVDVSRRDGAVLPFAHWPEQEPCRLI; translated from the coding sequence GTGAAGATCGCCGCCGCCGCCTATCCGATCGACTGGTTCGACAGCTTCGACGCCTATGCCGCCAAGCTGGCACGGTGGGTCTCGGATGCTGATGCCGATCTGTTGGTCTTCCCCGAATACGGCGCGATGGAGCTGGCATCCCTGTCCGGGCGCGCGGTCGCCGGCGATCTGGAGGCCAGCCTGCATGCCGTGGCGGCGCTGGACCCGCAAGTCCGGGCGCTGCATGCGGACCTTGCGGCGCGGCACGGCTGTCACATCCTGGGCGCGTCGGGGCCGGCCTTCGACGGCGCGCGCCCGGTCAACCGTGCGGTGCTGTATGGCCCCGACGGGGTGATCGGCCACCAGGACAAGCAGATCATGACCCGGTTCGAACGCGAGGAATGGCATGTCACCGGCGCGCCCGGCCTGCGGATCTTCGACACGACCTTGGGACGGATCGGCATCCTCATCTGCTATGACAGCGAGTTTCCGTTGCTGGGACGGGTACTGGCGCAGGCCGGGGCGCAGCTCCTGCTGGTGCCCAGCTGCACCGACACGGTCGCGGGGTTCAGCCGGGTGCGCATCGGCGCGATGGCCCGCGCGCTGGAAAGCCAGTGCGTCGTGGTCCAGGCGCCTACCGTCGGCCCCTGCGACTGGATGCCCGCGCTGGACGAGAACCGGGGCCGCGCCGCGATCTATGGCCCGCCCGACGGTTTCTGGCCCGAGACCGGGATCATCGCCGAAGGAGAGATGGACGCACCGGGATGGGTGCGCGCGACCGTCGATCTGTCCCGCGTCGATGTCAGCCGCAGGGACGGCGCGGTCCTGCCCTTCGCGCATTGGCCGGAACAGGAACCCTGTCGCCTGATCTGA
- a CDS encoding GNAT family N-acetyltransferase: protein MSVAVRVLTGDALAEALPDVARLRIDVFRDWPYLYDGDADYERDYLRAYQSPGAVVVAAMDGDRIVGAATGAPMSDHAADFGAALADRPEPLSDIFYCAESVLLRAYRGHGLGHAFFDAREDHARALGARWSAFCSVIRPADHPMRPAEYWPLDAFWRKRGYAPLPGVVAQFAWKDLGQATETEKTLQFWMKPL from the coding sequence ATGAGCGTCGCGGTCCGCGTCCTGACCGGCGATGCGCTGGCCGAGGCGCTGCCCGACGTGGCGCGCCTGCGCATCGACGTGTTCCGCGACTGGCCATACCTGTATGACGGCGATGCCGATTACGAACGCGACTATCTGCGCGCCTACCAGTCGCCCGGCGCAGTCGTGGTCGCCGCGATGGACGGGGACCGGATCGTGGGGGCGGCCACGGGCGCGCCGATGTCGGATCACGCCGCCGATTTCGGCGCGGCACTCGCGGATCGTCCCGAACCGCTGTCCGACATCTTCTATTGTGCCGAATCGGTGCTGCTGCGGGCCTATCGCGGGCACGGGCTGGGCCATGCATTCTTCGACGCGCGCGAGGATCACGCCCGCGCCCTGGGCGCACGCTGGTCAGCCTTTTGCAGCGTGATCCGTCCCGCGGATCACCCGATGCGTCCGGCCGAGTACTGGCCGCTGGATGCGTTCTGGCGCAAGCGCGGCTATGCGCCCCTGCCGGGCGTCGTTGCGCAGTTCGCCTGGAAGGACTTGGGCCAGGCCACCGAGACCGAAAAGACCCTGCAATTCTGGATGAAACCGCTGTGA
- a CDS encoding ketosteroid isomerase-related protein produces the protein MDAKALIAAYYDAFNAGRTDDMLALLHDDVEHHVNEGKIRRGRALFAEFNAHMTESYRENLTDMVIMANEAGDRAAAEFVVNGAYLKTDPGLPEARGQTYRLPAGAFFTIRDGRIARVTTYYNLADWMAQVGA, from the coding sequence ATGGATGCCAAGGCCCTGATCGCCGCCTATTACGACGCCTTCAACGCGGGGCGCACCGACGACATGCTGGCGCTGCTGCATGACGACGTCGAGCACCACGTGAACGAGGGCAAGATCCGCCGCGGCCGCGCGCTGTTCGCGGAATTCAACGCCCACATGACCGAAAGCTATCGGGAAAACCTGACCGACATGGTCATCATGGCCAACGAGGCGGGCGACCGCGCGGCGGCGGAATTCGTCGTGAACGGGGCCTATCTGAAGACCGATCCCGGCCTGCCCGAGGCCCGCGGCCAGACCTATCGCCTGCCTGCGGGCGCGTTCTTCACCATCCGCGACGGCCGCATCGCGCGGGTGACCACCTATTACAACCTGGCCGACTGGATGGCCCAGGTCGGCGCATGA
- a CDS encoding phosphomannomutase, whose amino-acid sequence MDNRDQLGKREITCFKAYDVRGELGKNLDADVAYRIGRAFAQARGAKRVVVGRDSRESSPELAAALIEGLTDGGADVLDLGLAGTEEVYFHTGNQDTDGGIEVTASHNPINYNGMKIVGRGSAPLDPATELPPIVDLATNGEFAPTTTKGSVTDFSHARAEYASRMADFVDVAALRPMKIVVNAGNGTAGPTFDAIAEELERRGAPLTFVRMHHNVDSSFPNGIPNPLLDENQPPTVARMKEEKADLGVAWDGDFDRCFFFDENGRFIPGEYIVGLLGAAFLEKSPGEKIVHDPRVIMNTRAMIEEAGGEAVVSKTGHAFIKRKMRDVSAIYGGEMSAHHYFRDFYYCDSGMIPWLLMIELLSRKGMTLAEMLEERMRLYPSSGETNYTISDPDAAIARLIETYEPQADSRDDLDGVSLNFGKWRFNLRKSNTEPVVRLNVESDGDAALVREKQAELAALLKA is encoded by the coding sequence ATGGACAATCGCGATCAGCTGGGCAAGCGCGAGATCACCTGCTTCAAGGCGTATGACGTGCGCGGAGAGCTGGGCAAGAACCTGGATGCGGACGTCGCCTATCGCATCGGTCGCGCCTTTGCGCAGGCGCGCGGCGCCAAGCGCGTCGTCGTGGGTCGCGACAGCCGCGAATCCTCGCCCGAACTGGCCGCGGCGCTGATCGAGGGCCTGACCGACGGCGGCGCCGACGTGCTGGACCTGGGCCTGGCCGGCACCGAGGAGGTGTATTTCCACACCGGCAACCAGGACACCGATGGCGGCATCGAGGTCACGGCCTCGCACAATCCGATCAACTACAACGGCATGAAGATCGTGGGTCGCGGCTCGGCGCCGCTGGACCCGGCGACCGAACTGCCGCCCATCGTCGATCTGGCCACCAACGGCGAATTCGCCCCCACCACCACCAAGGGCAGCGTCACTGATTTCAGCCATGCCCGCGCCGAATACGCATCGCGCATGGCCGATTTCGTCGATGTGGCCGCGCTGCGCCCGATGAAGATCGTGGTGAATGCCGGCAACGGCACCGCGGGCCCTACCTTCGACGCGATCGCCGAGGAGCTGGAGCGTCGGGGCGCGCCGCTGACCTTCGTGCGGATGCACCACAACGTCGACAGCAGCTTTCCCAACGGCATCCCCAACCCTCTGCTGGACGAGAACCAGCCCCCCACCGTCGCGCGGATGAAGGAAGAAAAGGCCGACCTGGGCGTGGCCTGGGACGGCGATTTCGACCGCTGCTTCTTCTTCGACGAGAACGGGCGCTTCATTCCCGGGGAATACATCGTGGGCCTGCTGGGCGCGGCATTCCTGGAGAAGTCGCCCGGCGAGAAGATCGTCCATGACCCCCGCGTGATCATGAACACCCGTGCCATGATCGAAGAGGCCGGCGGCGAAGCCGTGGTGTCCAAGACCGGCCATGCCTTCATCAAGCGCAAGATGCGCGATGTCAGCGCGATCTATGGCGGAGAGATGTCGGCGCATCACTATTTCCGCGACTTCTACTATTGCGACAGCGGCATGATCCCGTGGCTGCTGATGATCGAACTGCTGTCGCGCAAGGGCATGACCCTGGCCGAGATGCTGGAAGAGCGGATGCGCCTGTATCCGTCGTCCGGAGAGACGAACTACACCATCTCGGACCCGGATGCGGCCATCGCGCGCCTGATCGAAACCTACGAGCCGCAGGCCGACAGCCGGGACGACCTGGACGGGGTTTCGCTGAACTTTGGCAAGTGGCGGTTCAACCTGCGCAAGTCGAACACCGAACCGGTGGTGCGCCTGAACGTCGAATCCGACGGCGACGCGGCGCTGGTGCGCGAAAAGCAGGCCGAACTGGCGGCGCTGCTGAAGGCGTGA
- a CDS encoding beta-1,6-N-acetylglucosaminyltransferase, whose translation MTGPVEVRRVRLGVVLLCHARLDVAAHMARIWVQGGARVAIHVDAKASARSVARMQVELSDLPGIVWSRRHTCDWGRFSLVRATQDAARLLLDSFSDVTHVYLASGACLPLRPVRDLTAFLAQDPDRDHIESVSALDVGWTVGGLNEERFTLFYPLDWRRRRWLFDRLTEWQRRLGIRRRLPKGLTPHLGAQWWCLTVTTLRAILDDPRRAEFDRYFRMVWIPDESYFQTLARRHATRIESHSLTLAKFDHDGRPYQLYDDHALMLEESRCFVARKVWPEAAHLLAHFPRPAGARPDLSAPQPQRIERLINRTVRRRLLGRPGLYMQSRFPRKDAENGKTSAPYAMFQGFSDIFPGFEGWLSAQVDADVHGHLLGPETVEFGGRPQIGPGAISSSTLIRDRDPHGFLTALIRITTRMQVFQFSPRDNQALNWFIATDPNAHIHVVTGAWMLPLLRSDMPFDDIRRVTALLQRAEIAQMDVLNSVWVKARVHVHELSDFLARPQEMLFQSLAQLPRLADAPTDMPQMRDLHGLPELLRRLRNSGLRPRMFGDGLPMPDIPLPERTAAE comes from the coding sequence ATGACGGGCCCGGTGGAGGTGCGCCGTGTCAGGCTGGGGGTGGTGCTTCTGTGCCATGCGCGCCTGGACGTGGCGGCCCACATGGCGCGGATCTGGGTCCAGGGCGGCGCTCGGGTGGCGATCCATGTCGATGCCAAGGCCTCGGCCCGGTCGGTGGCGCGGATGCAGGTCGAACTGTCCGACCTTCCCGGCATCGTCTGGTCGCGGCGCCACACCTGCGACTGGGGCCGCTTCAGCCTGGTGCGCGCCACCCAGGATGCGGCGCGGCTGCTGCTGGACAGCTTCTCCGACGTCACCCATGTCTATCTGGCATCCGGGGCCTGCCTTCCGCTGCGCCCGGTGCGTGACCTGACGGCGTTCCTGGCGCAGGACCCCGACCGCGACCATATCGAAAGCGTCAGCGCGCTGGACGTCGGCTGGACCGTTGGCGGGCTGAACGAGGAACGCTTTACCCTGTTCTATCCGCTGGACTGGCGCAGGCGGCGCTGGCTGTTCGACCGCCTGACCGAGTGGCAGCGCCGTCTGGGCATCCGCCGCAGGCTGCCCAAGGGGCTGACCCCGCATCTGGGCGCGCAATGGTGGTGCCTGACGGTGACGACGCTGCGCGCGATCCTGGACGATCCGCGCCGGGCCGAGTTCGACCGCTATTTCCGCATGGTCTGGATCCCGGACGAAAGCTATTTCCAGACGCTGGCGCGGCGCCACGCGACCCGCATCGAAAGCCATTCGCTGACCCTGGCCAAGTTCGACCACGACGGCAGGCCCTATCAGCTGTACGACGACCACGCCCTGATGCTGGAGGAGTCGCGCTGCTTCGTGGCGCGTAAGGTCTGGCCCGAAGCCGCGCATCTTCTGGCGCATTTCCCGCGTCCGGCCGGTGCCCGCCCCGATCTGTCCGCGCCCCAGCCCCAACGGATCGAACGCCTGATCAACCGGACGGTCCGCCGCCGCCTGCTGGGGCGGCCCGGCCTCTACATGCAGTCGCGCTTTCCGCGCAAGGATGCCGAGAACGGCAAGACATCGGCCCCCTATGCGATGTTCCAGGGCTTTTCCGACATCTTTCCCGGCTTCGAGGGGTGGCTGTCCGCGCAGGTCGACGCCGATGTCCACGGCCACCTGCTGGGGCCCGAGACGGTGGAATTCGGCGGCCGCCCGCAGATCGGCCCGGGGGCGATCTCGTCCAGCACGCTGATCCGCGACCGCGACCCGCATGGGTTCCTGACCGCGCTGATCCGCATCACCACGCGGATGCAAGTGTTCCAGTTCAGCCCGCGCGACAACCAGGCGCTGAACTGGTTCATCGCCACGGACCCGAACGCCCATATCCATGTGGTCACCGGGGCCTGGATGCTGCCGCTGCTGCGATCGGACATGCCCTTCGACGACATCCGCCGGGTCACGGCCCTGCTGCAGCGGGCCGAGATCGCGCAGATGGACGTGCTGAATTCGGTCTGGGTCAAGGCGCGCGTGCATGTCCATGAACTGTCCGACTTCCTGGCCCGCCCCCAGGAGATGCTGTTCCAGTCCCTGGCCCAGCTGCCGCGCCTGGCGGACGCGCCCACCGACATGCCGCAGATGCGCGACCTGCACGGGCTGCCCGAGCTGCTGCGGCGGCTGCGCAATTCCGGCCTGCGTCCGCGCATGTTCGGCGACGGCCTGCCCATGCCGGACATTCCCCTTCCCGAAAGGACCGCCGCCGAATGA
- a CDS encoding glycosyltransferase family 2 protein — MGRFPIPDRLRRRAERQYLIARAFNRRRALRPVVNRTAQIRKNDILALVTMRNERVRLPFFLNYYRNLGVNHFLFVNNNSDDGSGNYLAEQPDVSLWWTNAGYKRSRFGMDWINRLLAKYGHGHWCLTVDPDEFLIYPHCDSRPLPALTDWLEASGRRSFPAMLLDMYPRGHIEDEPYAEGTDPFTIARWFDPANYTISKNPYYGNLWIQGGPRTRKFFTAEPLSGPALNKTPLVRWDWRYAYVSSTHMLLPRHLNMVYDEAGGEMASGCLLHAKFLSTFADKSAEELDRRQHYANSKEYKAYHAGLRGGTDLWCSESREYADWRQLEDLGLISRGNWA; from the coding sequence ATGGGCCGGTTCCCGATCCCCGACCGCCTGCGGCGCAGGGCCGAACGGCAGTACCTGATCGCGCGCGCGTTCAACCGGCGGCGGGCCCTGCGGCCCGTGGTCAACCGCACTGCCCAGATCCGCAAGAACGACATCCTGGCCCTGGTGACGATGCGCAACGAACGGGTGCGGCTGCCGTTCTTTCTGAACTATTACCGCAACCTGGGCGTGAATCACTTTCTGTTCGTGAACAACAACAGCGACGACGGCAGCGGCAATTACCTGGCCGAACAGCCCGACGTGTCACTGTGGTGGACCAATGCCGGCTACAAGCGGTCGCGGTTCGGGATGGACTGGATCAACCGGCTTCTGGCGAAGTACGGCCACGGGCATTGGTGCCTGACCGTCGATCCGGACGAGTTCCTGATCTATCCGCATTGCGATTCGCGCCCGCTGCCCGCCCTGACCGACTGGCTGGAGGCCTCGGGGCGGCGCAGCTTTCCGGCCATGCTGCTGGACATGTACCCCCGCGGCCATATCGAGGACGAACCTTATGCCGAGGGGACGGACCCGTTCACCATCGCCCGATGGTTCGATCCGGCGAACTATACGATCAGCAAGAACCCCTATTACGGCAATCTGTGGATCCAGGGCGGTCCGCGCACGCGCAAGTTCTTCACTGCCGAACCCCTGTCCGGCCCGGCGCTGAACAAGACCCCGCTGGTCAGGTGGGACTGGCGCTATGCCTATGTCAGTTCGACCCACATGCTGCTGCCCCGCCATCTGAACATGGTCTATGACGAGGCCGGCGGAGAGATGGCATCGGGCTGCCTGCTGCACGCCAAGTTCCTGTCCACCTTCGCCGACAAGTCCGCCGAGGAGCTGGACCGTCGCCAGCATTATGCCAACAGCAAGGAATACAAGGCGTATCACGCCGGGCTGCGCGGCGGCACCGACCTGTGGTGCAGCGAATCGCGCGAATACGCCGACTGGCGCCAGCTGGAGGATCTGGGGCTGATCTCCCGGGGGAACTGGGCATGA
- a CDS encoding glycosyltransferase family 2 protein, whose translation MTPRAAWQAYRLRWKRRELIWRALRARHLLQPVADRTAAIRPADILAVTTLRNEIAHLPGFLDHYRRLGVAHFLIIDNAGTDGSDRFLAAQPDVSLWRCDASYREARFGLDWAGALLWRFGRGHWCATVDADELLVYPHHDTRPLPDLTAHLDRIGQPGLGAVMLDLYPSGPLGTADAPPEAPLTRRLPWFDAGPWRSSRAMPRQNLWLQGGVRDRVFFADAPRRAPTMNKLPLMRWTGRAVYVNSTHSILPPRLNLIYDGPGDARLSGALLHGKFLPDIVAKSHEELGRRQHFADPDAYADYHRAVAAGPRLHGPESVRFTGWRQLVDLGLIGTGDWPR comes from the coding sequence GTGACACCGCGCGCGGCGTGGCAGGCCTATCGCCTGCGCTGGAAACGCCGCGAACTGATCTGGCGCGCCCTCAGGGCGCGCCATCTGCTGCAGCCGGTCGCCGACCGTACCGCCGCCATCCGCCCCGCCGACATTCTGGCCGTGACCACCCTGCGCAACGAGATCGCACACCTGCCGGGGTTTCTGGACCATTATCGCCGCTTGGGCGTCGCGCATTTCCTGATCATCGACAACGCCGGCACGGACGGGTCGGACCGGTTTCTGGCCGCCCAGCCCGACGTGTCGCTGTGGCGCTGCGACGCCAGCTATCGCGAGGCGCGGTTCGGGCTGGATTGGGCCGGCGCGCTGCTGTGGCGCTTCGGGCGGGGGCATTGGTGCGCGACCGTCGATGCCGATGAACTGCTGGTCTATCCCCATCACGATACCCGGCCGCTGCCCGATCTGACGGCCCATCTGGACCGGATCGGGCAGCCGGGGCTGGGGGCGGTGATGCTGGACCTGTATCCGTCGGGACCGCTGGGCACCGCCGACGCACCCCCGGAGGCGCCGCTGACACGGCGTCTGCCCTGGTTCGACGCGGGGCCATGGCGGTCCAGCCGGGCGATGCCGCGCCAAAACCTGTGGTTGCAGGGCGGTGTCCGCGACCGGGTGTTCTTTGCCGATGCCCCGCGACGCGCGCCCACGATGAACAAGCTGCCGCTGATGCGCTGGACCGGGCGGGCCGTCTATGTGAACTCGACCCATTCGATCCTGCCGCCCCGGCTGAACCTGATCTATGACGGGCCGGGCGATGCACGGCTGTCGGGCGCGCTTCTGCACGGCAAGTTCCTGCCCGACATCGTCGCCAAGTCGCATGAAGAACTGGGTCGGCGCCAGCATTTCGCGGACCCCGATGCCTATGCCGACTATCACCGCGCGGTTGCGGCCGGGCCGCGGCTGCACGGGCCGGAATCGGTGCGATTCACGGGGTGGCGGCAGCTTGTCGACCTTGGCCTGATTGGCACAGGCGACTGGCCGCGTTGA
- the galE gene encoding UDP-glucose 4-epimerase GalE yields MSDTVLVTGGAGYIGSHACKALAAAGFTPVTLDNFSTGWRDAVKFGPVVEADLMDRAALDAAFAEHRPVAVLHFAALSQVGEAMAEPGRYWRNNVVGSLNLIEAAVAAGCLDFVFSSTCATYGDRDGEILDEDTPQAPLNAYGASKRAIEDMLTDFGAAHGLRSVIFRYFNVAGADPDGQVGEFHRPETHLIPLILDAVDGKRAALTIHGTDYPTADGTCIRDYVHVMDLVDAHVKGLEWLRAGRESRVFCLGTGDGFSVREVVDATRSITNREVPMLDGPRRGGDAVKLVCGSTRAKAELGWSPDRSTMPQMIADAWRWHQTGDYRQ; encoded by the coding sequence ATGTCGGATACGGTTCTGGTGACGGGCGGCGCGGGCTATATCGGCTCGCACGCCTGCAAGGCACTGGCGGCGGCGGGGTTCACCCCCGTCACGCTGGACAATTTCTCCACCGGCTGGCGCGATGCGGTCAAGTTCGGTCCGGTGGTCGAGGCCGACCTGATGGACCGTGCCGCCCTTGACGCGGCCTTCGCCGAACACCGGCCCGTGGCGGTGCTGCATTTCGCGGCCCTGTCCCAGGTCGGAGAGGCGATGGCCGAACCGGGCCGCTACTGGCGCAACAACGTCGTAGGGTCGCTGAACCTGATCGAGGCCGCAGTGGCCGCGGGCTGTCTGGATTTCGTCTTCAGTTCGACCTGCGCGACCTATGGTGACCGCGATGGCGAGATCCTGGACGAGGACACCCCGCAGGCGCCGCTCAATGCCTATGGCGCCTCCAAGCGCGCGATCGAGGACATGCTGACGGACTTCGGCGCGGCCCACGGCCTACGTTCTGTGATTTTCCGGTATTTCAACGTCGCGGGCGCCGATCCCGACGGGCAGGTCGGTGAATTCCACCGCCCCGAAACGCATCTGATCCCGCTGATCCTGGATGCGGTCGATGGCAAGCGCGCGGCGCTGACCATCCACGGCACTGACTATCCCACCGCCGATGGCACCTGCATCCGCGACTATGTTCATGTGATGGATCTGGTCGACGCGCATGTGAAGGGTCTGGAATGGCTGCGGGCGGGACGCGAAAGCCGGGTCTTCTGCCTGGGCACCGGCGACGGATTCTCGGTCCGCGAGGTGGTGGACGCGACGCGCTCGATCACCAACCGCGAAGTTCCGATGCTGGACGGCCCGCGCCGGGGCGGCGACGCGGTCAAGCTGGTCTGCGGCAGCACGCGTGCCAAGGCCGAACTGGGCTGGTCGCCCGACCGATCGACCATGCCCCAGATGATCGCGGATGCCTGGCGCTGGCATCAGACGGGCGATTACAGGCAGTGA